Proteins from a genomic interval of Aquabacterium sp. J223:
- a CDS encoding enoyl-CoA hydratase/isomerase family protein, whose product MSPTPLRYEKHGAIAVITFDRPAARHALSPEMICRLADAVIDFAADDALRVAVLTGSGDVAFCAGGDLQRSIPLMSGERPPEDDWDRRLLEDPQVHAASAFRGYPLDKPVIGAVNGACMAAGLEILLGTDIRLAAEHATFALPEVRRGVIPFGGSMARLPRQVPLARAMEIMLTGATFGAEEALRWGILNQVVPKERLQAEAMALAARIADNAPLAVQAVKRTVLASSGRPLDEAFRLEDEAKRFIMTTDDAREGPRAFMEKRPPKFSGR is encoded by the coding sequence ATGAGCCCGACGCCCCTGCGCTACGAGAAGCACGGCGCCATCGCCGTCATCACCTTCGACCGGCCGGCCGCGCGCCACGCGCTGTCGCCGGAGATGATCTGCCGCCTGGCCGACGCGGTGATCGACTTCGCCGCCGACGACGCGCTGCGGGTGGCGGTGCTCACCGGCAGCGGCGACGTCGCCTTCTGCGCCGGCGGCGACCTGCAGCGCTCGATCCCGCTGATGTCCGGCGAGCGCCCGCCCGAGGACGACTGGGACCGGCGGCTGCTGGAGGATCCCCAGGTGCATGCGGCGTCGGCCTTTCGCGGCTACCCGCTGGACAAGCCGGTCATCGGCGCGGTCAACGGCGCCTGCATGGCCGCCGGGCTGGAGATCCTGCTCGGCACCGACATCCGCCTCGCGGCCGAGCACGCCACCTTCGCCCTGCCCGAGGTGCGCCGCGGCGTCATCCCCTTCGGCGGCTCGATGGCGCGGCTGCCGCGGCAGGTGCCGCTGGCCCGCGCGATGGAGATCATGCTCACCGGCGCCACCTTCGGCGCGGAGGAGGCGCTGCGCTGGGGCATCCTCAACCAGGTGGTGCCCAAGGAGCGCCTGCAGGCCGAGGCGATGGCACTGGCCGCACGCATCGCCGACAACGCGCCGCTGGCGGTGCAGGCGGTCAAGCGCACGGTGCTCGCCTCCAGCGGCCGGCCGCTGGACGAGGCGTTCCGGCTGGAGGACGAGGCCAAGCGCTTCATCATGACCACCGACGACGCGCGCGAGGGCCCGCGGGCCTTCATGGAGAAGCGGCCGCCGAAGTTCAGCGGCCGCTGA
- a CDS encoding tripartite tricarboxylate transporter substrate binding protein: MNRSTLPPLRRRSLLAAGAAAGLGLGAGAARAETAAEYPSKPGRIVLSNAAGTAPDVAARAVAQRFQELMGKPFVVDNRPGAGGTLAAEAVLSSPADGYTLLFGTMSEIALTPHVYKSVRYDPLRDFAPLGELGSADLLLVVNPERAPTNSLDEYLAWARQRQPLLAGTFGVGNPAHLSAMQFGDAAKLKVEPVHFRAPGEGIAGITSGDIHALFASVALALPFLRSGKLKALAVTSSSRSPVLPDVPTAREIGLAPMEAVYWFGMFAPARTPVPILDKLSDATVASLRAPDTKRKLEETGFRITGTARQPFAQMLATDLPKWAEAVRRYGMRAD, encoded by the coding sequence ATGAACCGCTCAACGCTTCCCCCGCTGCGCCGCCGCTCCCTGCTGGCCGCCGGCGCTGCCGCCGGCCTGGGCCTGGGCGCCGGCGCCGCCCGCGCCGAGACCGCCGCCGAGTACCCGAGCAAGCCCGGCCGCATCGTGCTCAGCAACGCCGCCGGCACCGCGCCGGACGTGGCCGCCCGCGCGGTGGCCCAGCGCTTCCAGGAGCTGATGGGCAAGCCCTTCGTGGTGGACAACCGGCCCGGCGCCGGCGGCACCCTCGCCGCCGAGGCCGTGCTGTCGTCGCCGGCCGACGGCTACACCCTGCTGTTCGGCACGATGTCCGAGATCGCGCTGACGCCACACGTCTACAAGAGCGTGCGCTATGACCCGCTGCGCGACTTCGCGCCGCTGGGCGAGCTGGGCTCGGCCGACCTGCTGCTGGTGGTGAACCCGGAGCGGGCGCCGACGAACTCGCTGGACGAGTACCTGGCGTGGGCGCGCCAGCGCCAGCCGCTGCTGGCCGGCACCTTCGGCGTCGGCAACCCGGCCCACCTGTCGGCCATGCAGTTCGGCGACGCGGCCAAGCTGAAGGTCGAGCCGGTGCACTTCCGTGCGCCGGGCGAAGGCATCGCCGGCATCACCTCGGGCGACATCCACGCCCTGTTCGCCAGCGTGGCGCTGGCGCTGCCCTTCCTCCGCAGCGGCAAGCTGAAGGCGCTGGCCGTGACGTCCAGCAGCCGCTCGCCGGTGCTGCCCGACGTGCCCACGGCACGCGAGATCGGCCTGGCGCCGATGGAGGCGGTGTACTGGTTCGGCATGTTCGCGCCGGCCCGCACGCCGGTGCCCATCCTCGACAAGCTCAGCGATGCCACGGTGGCGTCGCTGCGCGCCCCGGACACCAAGCGCAAGCTGGAGGAGACGGGCTTCCGCATCACCGGCACCGCGCGCCAGCCGTTCGCGCAGATGCTGGCCACCGACCTGCCGAAGTGGGCCGAGGCGGTGCGCCGCTACGGCATGCGCGCCGACTGA
- a CDS encoding LysR family transcriptional regulator, translating to MDRFLVIEAFVRVAETGSFAEAARQMRVSRSALTERVQQLEAFVGAPLFVRNTRSVRLSELGQTFLRECTELVARTDEVVNQMREVTTSPAGRLRVHALPGFVLGHLATLLQDFQGRYPQIVLDIVVNDAAIDPVKEGFDCALQIFPPRSEELVSRRLFPVRRVFCASPTYLRRWGVPRAPEDLLRHRLGWYSGYPTRERVVFHRADETPVSLELKPTLLSNSVHLLQEYALEHAGIVCLPTLVASRAVLAGQLVLVLPKHQLSAFWLSVFYPRAARSSLKLKLFLEALVKNFAGTPPWDAGLFEAGLVPETLIE from the coding sequence ATGGACCGCTTCCTCGTCATCGAGGCCTTCGTCCGCGTCGCCGAGACCGGCAGCTTCGCCGAGGCGGCGCGGCAGATGCGCGTCAGCCGTTCGGCGCTGACCGAGCGGGTGCAGCAGCTCGAGGCCTTCGTCGGTGCGCCGCTGTTCGTGCGCAACACCCGCAGCGTGCGGCTGTCGGAGCTGGGCCAGACCTTCCTGCGCGAATGCACGGAGCTGGTGGCGCGCACCGACGAGGTGGTCAACCAGATGCGCGAGGTCACCACCTCGCCGGCGGGGCGTCTGCGGGTGCATGCGCTGCCCGGCTTCGTGCTCGGCCACCTGGCCACGCTGCTGCAGGACTTCCAGGGCCGCTACCCGCAGATCGTGCTCGACATCGTCGTCAACGACGCGGCCATCGACCCGGTGAAGGAGGGTTTCGACTGCGCGCTGCAGATCTTCCCGCCGCGCTCGGAGGAGCTGGTGTCGCGCCGGCTGTTCCCGGTGCGCCGCGTGTTCTGCGCCTCGCCCACCTACCTGCGCCGCTGGGGCGTGCCGCGGGCGCCGGAGGACCTGCTGCGGCACCGGCTGGGCTGGTACTCCGGCTACCCCACGCGCGAGCGGGTGGTGTTCCACCGCGCGGATGAAACACCGGTGTCGCTGGAGCTCAAGCCCACGCTGCTGAGCAACAGCGTGCACCTGCTGCAGGAGTACGCGCTGGAGCATGCCGGCATCGTCTGCCTGCCCACGCTGGTGGCCTCGCGCGCGGTGCTGGCCGGCCAGCTGGTGCTGGTGCTGCCCAAGCACCAGCTCAGCGCCTTCTGGCTGAGCGTGTTCTACCCGCGGGCGGCGCGCAGCTCGCTCAAGCTCAAGCTGTTCCTGGAGGCGCTGGTGAAGAATTTCGCCGGGACGCCGCCCTGGGACGCGGGGCTGTTCGAGGCCGGCCTGGTGCCGGAGACCCTGATCGAGTGA
- a CDS encoding AMP-binding protein has product MGVHSHESRWTAEPGPALLSLTVGDLLDRRADERADRPFLLCRNLESGEDTDFTLGGLRRQVNAFAKGLIGLGVQAGDKVGVLCSNRAEWLVANFALAKIGAVLVTVNTQSRQAELSHIVRQAELSGLILQRSHRGNPFLEHLRAIVPDLGTPGSHPTFRLAVLVGEPGVDEPGTVGFDAVVAAGAEAPDAVLAERQAAVKPTDVWQIQFTSGTTGAAKGAMLTHHGTVNNAWVFGGAVGLREGDSMVSAMPLFHTAGNIVEVLGALVHRARLIKTSSFEAGAMLELIAEQKPTVLCAVPTMLIAMWNHPTFLATQSKLDSLRLLIGGGTPYPVPVLTRLRDDFGVVAQIGFGMTELSPMVTCTAMDDPLERKSLTVGRPLPHLEVKVVGEDGATCPHGQPGELLVRGFGVTPGYYRQPDATARTIDAEGWLHSGDLASMDADGTVRIVGRLKDMIKRGGENVYPAEVENFLMQHPKVAQAQVVGVPDEYMGEEAAAFIQARPGETVTAEELEAYCRAHIARHKLPKYFRFVDGYPLTGSGKVMKFALRDRLVKELSTT; this is encoded by the coding sequence ATGGGAGTCCATTCACACGAATCACGCTGGACCGCCGAGCCGGGTCCGGCCCTGCTGTCCCTCACGGTGGGGGACCTGCTGGACCGGCGCGCCGACGAGCGGGCGGACCGGCCGTTCCTGCTCTGCCGCAACCTCGAGTCCGGCGAAGACACCGACTTCACGCTGGGGGGCCTGCGCCGCCAGGTGAACGCCTTCGCCAAGGGCCTGATCGGCCTGGGGGTGCAGGCCGGCGACAAGGTCGGCGTGCTGTGCAGCAACCGGGCGGAGTGGCTGGTGGCGAACTTCGCCCTGGCCAAGATCGGCGCGGTGCTGGTCACCGTCAACACGCAGAGCCGGCAGGCCGAGCTGTCGCACATCGTGCGCCAGGCCGAACTGTCGGGCCTGATCCTGCAGCGGTCGCACCGCGGCAACCCCTTCCTGGAGCACCTGCGCGCCATCGTGCCGGACCTCGGCACGCCGGGCTCGCACCCGACCTTCAGGCTGGCCGTCCTGGTCGGCGAGCCCGGCGTCGACGAACCTGGCACCGTCGGCTTCGATGCGGTGGTGGCGGCCGGCGCCGAAGCGCCCGATGCCGTGCTCGCCGAGCGGCAGGCCGCGGTGAAGCCGACCGACGTCTGGCAGATCCAGTTCACCAGCGGCACCACCGGCGCGGCCAAGGGCGCGATGCTGACGCACCACGGCACGGTCAACAACGCCTGGGTCTTCGGCGGCGCGGTCGGGCTGCGCGAGGGCGACTCGATGGTGTCGGCCATGCCGCTGTTCCACACCGCCGGCAACATCGTCGAGGTGCTGGGCGCGCTGGTGCACCGGGCGCGCCTGATCAAGACCAGCTCCTTCGAGGCCGGGGCGATGCTCGAGCTGATCGCCGAGCAGAAGCCGACCGTGCTGTGCGCGGTGCCGACCATGCTGATCGCGATGTGGAACCACCCCACGTTCCTCGCCACGCAGTCGAAGCTGGACAGCCTGCGGCTGCTCATCGGCGGCGGCACGCCCTACCCGGTGCCGGTGCTGACGCGGCTGCGCGACGACTTCGGCGTGGTGGCGCAGATCGGCTTCGGCATGACCGAGCTCAGCCCGATGGTGACCTGCACCGCCATGGACGACCCGCTGGAGCGCAAGTCGCTGACGGTGGGGCGGCCGCTGCCGCACCTGGAGGTGAAGGTGGTGGGCGAGGACGGCGCCACCTGCCCGCACGGCCAGCCGGGCGAGCTGCTGGTGCGCGGCTTCGGCGTGACGCCGGGCTACTACCGGCAGCCCGACGCCACCGCCCGCACCATCGACGCCGAGGGCTGGCTGCACAGCGGCGACCTGGCCTCGATGGACGCCGACGGCACGGTGCGCATCGTCGGCCGGCTGAAGGACATGATCAAGCGCGGCGGCGAGAACGTCTACCCGGCCGAGGTCGAGAACTTCCTCATGCAGCACCCCAAGGTGGCGCAGGCGCAGGTGGTCGGCGTGCCCGACGAGTACATGGGCGAGGAGGCCGCGGCCTTCATCCAGGCGCGCCCCGGCGAGACCGTCACGGCGGAGGAGCTGGAAGCCTATTGCCGGGCCCACATCGCGCGCCACAAGCTGCCCAAGTACTTCCGCTTCGTCGACGGCTACCCGCTCACCGGCAGCGGCAAGGTGATGAAGTTCGCGCTGCGCGACCGGCTGGTCAAGGAACTGTCGACGACATGA
- a CDS encoding hydroxyquinol 1,2-dioxygenase, which translates to MPDVAYQTQFGSLDHYEKGQVQIIDDDVRHYAFSNCFEIASKARPYERVVFGQNQIYVLECVRAEGGSPWYTCAHDEFALVMDGEVEVHLVQLSKEQQVPDAEHNGAVLVKGEPKGARMGWMTLRRGHQALLPKNAAYQFRSAKPAVVVLQTCKGDLSVERWAEICQTA; encoded by the coding sequence ATGCCCGACGTTGCCTACCAGACCCAGTTCGGCTCCCTCGACCACTACGAGAAGGGCCAGGTGCAGATCATCGACGACGATGTGCGCCACTACGCCTTCAGCAACTGCTTCGAGATCGCCTCCAAGGCCAGGCCGTACGAGCGGGTGGTCTTCGGCCAGAACCAGATCTACGTGCTGGAGTGCGTGCGGGCCGAGGGCGGCTCGCCCTGGTACACCTGCGCGCACGACGAGTTCGCGCTGGTGATGGACGGCGAGGTGGAGGTCCACCTGGTGCAGTTGTCCAAGGAGCAGCAGGTGCCCGACGCCGAGCACAACGGCGCGGTGCTGGTGAAGGGCGAGCCCAAGGGCGCCAGGATGGGCTGGATGACGCTGCGCCGCGGCCACCAGGCGCTGCTGCCGAAGAACGCCGCCTACCAGTTCCGCAGCGCCAAGCCCGCGGTGGTGGTGCTGCAGACCTGCAAGGGCGACCTGTCGGTCGAACGCTGGGCCGAGATCTGCCAGACCGCCTGA
- a CDS encoding aldehyde dehydrogenase family protein has translation MRHQLFIGGRFVDAASGETQATLNPHDNTPIAEVAMAGRADVDAAVEAATKAFPAWARMAAADRGRILLKLADLIEANAEELARLESLDTGHPLRDSRALDVPRTAACYRYFGGMADKFQGETIPVEAGFLNYTLREPVGVVGQVVPWNFPLMFTSWKMAPALAAGNTVVMKPAEITPLTSLRIAELMAEAGLPDGVVNVVPGLGPVAGQYLAEHPGVAKIAFTGSTATGKRIVQASAGNLKKVQLELGGKGANIVFDDANLAAAVNGSAWAIFHNQGQACIAGSRLMLHERIADEFLERFATLARSIRLGNPLDDATEMGPLTSVQHRDRVLSYVDVARAQGGEVVAGGRAPTAADLAAGCYVEPTIVRARSARDRIAQEEVFGPFVTVLTFKDDAEALAIANGTDYGLGSGLWTTHLPRAHRFARELHAGMVWINSYKRVNPGSPFGGVGQSGYGREMGFDAMREYTQVKSVWVNVDAQIPPWYPR, from the coding sequence ATCCGGCACCAGCTGTTCATCGGCGGCCGGTTCGTCGATGCCGCCAGCGGCGAAACGCAGGCCACGCTCAACCCGCACGACAACACGCCGATCGCCGAGGTGGCCATGGCCGGCCGGGCCGACGTGGACGCGGCGGTCGAGGCGGCGACGAAGGCCTTTCCCGCCTGGGCCCGCATGGCGGCGGCCGACCGCGGCCGCATCCTGCTCAAGCTGGCCGACCTGATCGAGGCCAACGCCGAGGAGCTGGCGCGGCTGGAGTCGCTGGACACCGGCCATCCGCTGCGCGATTCGCGTGCGCTTGACGTGCCGCGCACGGCGGCCTGCTACCGCTACTTCGGCGGCATGGCCGACAAGTTCCAGGGCGAGACCATTCCCGTCGAGGCCGGCTTCCTCAACTACACCCTGCGCGAGCCGGTGGGCGTGGTCGGCCAGGTGGTGCCGTGGAACTTCCCGCTGATGTTCACCAGCTGGAAGATGGCGCCGGCCCTGGCCGCCGGCAACACCGTCGTCATGAAGCCGGCGGAGATCACGCCGCTGACGAGCCTGCGGATCGCCGAGCTGATGGCCGAGGCCGGCCTGCCCGACGGCGTGGTCAACGTCGTGCCGGGGCTGGGCCCGGTGGCGGGTCAGTACCTGGCCGAGCACCCCGGCGTGGCCAAGATCGCCTTCACCGGCAGCACCGCGACCGGCAAGCGCATCGTGCAGGCGAGCGCCGGCAACCTGAAGAAGGTGCAGCTCGAGCTCGGCGGAAAGGGCGCCAACATCGTCTTCGACGACGCCAACCTGGCCGCTGCCGTCAACGGCAGCGCCTGGGCCATCTTCCACAACCAGGGACAGGCCTGCATCGCCGGCAGCCGGCTCATGCTGCACGAGCGCATCGCCGACGAGTTCCTCGAGCGTTTCGCGACGCTCGCGCGCAGCATCCGGCTGGGCAACCCGCTGGACGACGCCACCGAGATGGGGCCGCTGACCAGCGTGCAGCACCGCGACCGCGTGCTGTCCTACGTCGACGTGGCACGGGCGCAGGGCGGCGAGGTGGTGGCCGGCGGCCGGGCGCCGACGGCGGCGGACCTGGCGGCCGGCTGCTACGTCGAGCCCACCATCGTCCGCGCGCGCAGCGCCCGCGACCGCATCGCGCAGGAGGAGGTCTTCGGCCCCTTCGTCACCGTGCTCACCTTCAAGGACGATGCGGAGGCCCTGGCCATCGCCAACGGCACCGACTACGGCCTGGGCTCGGGCCTGTGGACCACCCACCTGCCGCGCGCCCACCGCTTCGCCCGCGAGCTGCACGCCGGCATGGTGTGGATCAACTCGTACAAGCGGGTCAACCCCGGCTCGCCCTTCGGCGGCGTGGGCCAGAGCGGCTACGGCCGCGAGATGGGCTTCGACGCCATGCGCGAGTACACCCAGGTCAAGAGCGTCTGGGTCAACGTCGACGCGCAGATCCCGCCGTGGTACCCACGCTGA
- a CDS encoding LuxR C-terminal-related transcriptional regulator, whose protein sequence is MSLLAAGLRYEEVCVATGLSRSTVKTYRERSFLKLGLTSRAQLWALLAPH, encoded by the coding sequence GTGAGCCTGCTGGCCGCGGGCCTGCGCTACGAGGAGGTGTGCGTGGCGACGGGGCTGTCGCGCTCGACGGTGAAGACCTACCGCGAGCGGTCGTTCCTCAAGCTCGGGCTGACCTCGCGCGCGCAGCTGTGGGCGCTGCTGGCGCCGCATTGA
- a CDS encoding SDR family NAD(P)-dependent oxidoreductase, translating into MSLDFSGRVAIVTGAGGGLGRQHALALAARGAKVVVNDLGSTTDGSGGSSAAALAVVDEIRAAGGEAMANGCSVTDVAGVQAMVDEAVAAWGRVDILINNAGVLRDKSFAKMTLEDFRFVLEVHLMGSVVCTKAVWPLMQAQGYGRIVMTTSSTGLYGNFGQANYGAAKMGLVGLMQTLSIEGQKHDIRVNCLAPTAATRMTEGIIPQAVLDAMQPEAVVPAMLVMASQDAPNRTVLLAGAGSFEAAHVTMTQGVHLGMGPDIDSRLAAVMDTVTDRAGERVPVSGHEQGQHEVGKAMAANGG; encoded by the coding sequence ATGAGTCTGGACTTCAGCGGCCGCGTGGCCATCGTGACCGGCGCCGGCGGCGGCCTGGGCCGCCAGCATGCGCTGGCGCTGGCGGCGCGCGGCGCCAAGGTGGTCGTCAACGACCTGGGCAGCACGACGGACGGCTCCGGCGGCTCCAGCGCCGCCGCGCTGGCGGTGGTCGACGAGATCCGGGCGGCCGGCGGCGAGGCCATGGCCAACGGCTGCTCGGTCACCGACGTGGCCGGCGTGCAGGCCATGGTGGACGAGGCGGTGGCCGCCTGGGGCCGGGTGGACATCCTCATCAACAACGCCGGCGTGCTGCGCGACAAGAGCTTCGCCAAGATGACGCTGGAGGACTTCCGCTTCGTGCTGGAGGTGCACCTGATGGGCTCGGTGGTCTGCACCAAGGCGGTCTGGCCGCTGATGCAGGCGCAGGGCTACGGCCGCATCGTGATGACCACCTCGTCGACCGGCCTGTACGGCAACTTCGGCCAGGCCAACTACGGCGCGGCGAAGATGGGGCTGGTGGGGCTGATGCAGACGCTGTCGATCGAAGGACAGAAGCACGACATCCGCGTCAACTGCCTGGCGCCCACGGCGGCCACCCGCATGACCGAGGGCATCATCCCGCAGGCGGTGCTGGACGCCATGCAGCCGGAGGCCGTGGTGCCGGCCATGCTGGTGATGGCCTCGCAGGACGCGCCCAACCGCACGGTGCTGCTGGCCGGCGCGGGCAGCTTCGAGGCTGCGCACGTGACCATGACGCAGGGCGTGCACCTGGGCATGGGTCCCGACATCGACAGCCGGCTGGCCGCGGTGATGGACACCGTCACCGACCGCGCCGGCGAGCGGGTGCCGGTCAGCGGCCACGAGCAGGGCCAGCACGAGGTCGGCAAGGCGATGGCCGCCAACGGCGGCTGA
- a CDS encoding hydroxyquinol 1,2-dioxygenase: MNAPAELAHVAASQPHEVLGYRSFTLGSFKFRRDEYFAHIEWTTRDGRPLSHTMDVGNYLRALMRDVAWGFFYGWVNFDHVVGTVNHYKTVDFFAGSYNETMKAANVDLLENFPSEQIGETFKAMLDDWTNEGFDPFAAPQETGTPYGRKRGNNTAAVTRARELATRCVGLKGDLDLRSDARGAPVNRAFADVPQDQPELHPEPGFENEVHAFNLFAFLSRSQVTWNPSFTSVVKHSYMCPTTEEHILPIVHGNDRVEWFFQMCDEIHWDCAHKETGKPLARVIMKAGDMAAMPAYCRHQGYSPKRSMLLVWENGSPTLVYEIQKGEAPEVPVKF, encoded by the coding sequence ATGAACGCACCCGCCGAACTCGCCCACGTGGCCGCCTCGCAGCCCCACGAGGTGCTGGGCTACCGCAGCTTCACGCTCGGCAGCTTCAAGTTCCGCCGCGACGAGTACTTCGCTCACATCGAGTGGACCACCCGCGACGGCCGGCCGCTGAGCCACACCATGGACGTGGGCAACTACCTGCGGGCGCTGATGCGCGACGTGGCCTGGGGCTTCTTCTACGGCTGGGTCAACTTCGACCATGTGGTGGGCACCGTCAACCACTACAAGACGGTGGACTTCTTCGCCGGCAGCTACAACGAGACGATGAAGGCCGCCAACGTCGACCTGCTGGAGAACTTCCCCAGCGAGCAGATTGGCGAGACCTTCAAGGCCATGCTGGACGACTGGACCAACGAGGGCTTCGACCCCTTCGCCGCGCCGCAGGAGACCGGCACCCCCTACGGCCGCAAGCGCGGCAACAACACCGCGGCGGTGACCCGCGCGCGCGAGCTGGCCACCCGCTGCGTCGGCCTCAAGGGCGACCTCGACCTGCGCAGCGACGCGCGCGGCGCGCCGGTCAACCGCGCCTTCGCCGACGTGCCGCAGGACCAGCCCGAACTGCACCCCGAGCCCGGCTTCGAGAACGAGGTGCACGCCTTCAACCTCTTCGCCTTCCTCAGCCGCAGCCAGGTGACCTGGAACCCCAGCTTCACCAGCGTCGTCAAGCACAGCTACATGTGCCCGACCACCGAGGAGCACATCCTGCCCATCGTGCACGGCAACGACCGGGTGGAGTGGTTCTTCCAGATGTGCGACGAGATCCACTGGGACTGCGCGCACAAGGAGACCGGCAAGCCGCTGGCGCGGGTGATCATGAAGGCCGGCGACATGGCCGCGATGCCGGCCTACTGCCGCCACCAGGGCTACAGCCCCAAGCGCTCGATGCTGCTGGTGTGGGAGAACGGCTCGCCGACGCTGGTCTACGAGATCCAGAAGGGCGAGGCCCCGGAAGTCCCGGTCAAGTTCTGA